A genomic region of Paenibacillus sp. PL2-23 contains the following coding sequences:
- a CDS encoding ABC transporter permease subunit, with protein sequence MLVVENVNEVRQLDVPDIKRGTPLKQRASRLLKSYQLYLFVLPAVLYYVLFHYAPLYGIQIAFKNFLAFKGIAGSPWVGLEHFERFFRSFEFTKIILNTIKLSVLQLVVGFPAPIILALMLNQLMHKRFKKFVQTVIYAPHFISTVVIAGMLFLFLSPDTGMVNKLIGLFGGEPVFFMGDPDWFRPVYVLSEIWQNTGWGTIIYLAALTTISPELHESAVVDGANKFQRILHIDIPGIMPTAVILLILSTGNIMSLGFEKVYLLQTPLNLPSSEIISTYVYKTGLVGAQYSFSTAVGLFNSVINFIILITVNQIAKKASNTSLW encoded by the coding sequence GTGCTTGTTGTGGAAAATGTGAATGAAGTCCGGCAGCTGGACGTACCCGACATCAAGCGCGGGACGCCATTGAAGCAAAGGGCCTCAAGGCTGCTGAAGAGCTACCAGCTATATTTGTTTGTGCTTCCCGCTGTTTTGTATTACGTGCTCTTTCATTACGCGCCGTTATACGGCATTCAAATCGCCTTCAAGAACTTCCTGGCCTTCAAGGGTATAGCGGGCAGTCCATGGGTGGGTCTGGAGCATTTCGAACGATTTTTCCGTTCCTTCGAATTTACCAAAATTATTCTGAACACGATCAAGCTTAGCGTACTGCAGCTTGTGGTGGGCTTTCCGGCTCCGATCATACTCGCGCTGATGCTGAATCAGCTCATGCACAAGAGGTTCAAGAAGTTTGTGCAGACCGTTATTTATGCGCCTCACTTTATTTCGACGGTCGTTATTGCGGGCATGCTGTTTTTATTCCTGTCGCCGGATACGGGCATGGTTAACAAGCTCATCGGATTGTTTGGCGGCGAGCCGGTATTTTTTATGGGGGATCCCGACTGGTTCAGGCCCGTATATGTGCTGTCGGAGATTTGGCAGAACACAGGCTGGGGCACCATCATATATTTGGCAGCGCTTACGACGATCAGTCCCGAGCTGCATGAATCGGCGGTTGTGGATGGCGCAAACAAATTTCAGCGGATTCTGCATATCGATATCCCCGGCATTATGCCGACGGCCGTTATTCTGCTTATTCTGAGCACGGGCAATATTATGAGTCTCGGCTTCGAGAAGGTCTACCTGCTGCAAACGCCGCTTAACCTGCCCTCATCGGAGATTATTTCCACCTATGTGTACAAGACGGGCTTGGTTGGCGCACAATACAGCTTCTCAACCGCTGTAGGATTGTTCAACTCTGTTATCAATTTCATCATTCTCATCACAGTTAACCAAATTGCCAAAAAAGCTTCCAATACATCGTTATGGTAA
- a CDS encoding carbohydrate ABC transporter permease codes for MFKRSLADIWFDRVNMLLIMTGLAIIVYPLYFVVLASVTDPGAVQMTLFWPEKFSLEGYKKILDSDNLWVGYKNSFVYAIFGTIINLCLTLPAAYALSRKDMKGRSTVMLFITFTMFFSGGLIPTYLTVKELGLLDSVWAMVIPNAVGAWNLIIARTFFQSTIPDELLEAAKIDGCSDAKFFWKMVLPLSQALIAIMVLFYGVAHWNSYFNALIYLRDQELFPLQLVLRSILIENQISNDMMTDMSSMGDQLRAAELIKYGMIIIAALPLLILYPFLQNYFVKGVMIGSIKG; via the coding sequence ATGTTTAAACGCAGTCTAGCAGACATCTGGTTCGATCGCGTAAATATGCTGTTGATTATGACCGGACTGGCCATCATTGTTTATCCCCTCTACTTCGTGGTGCTGGCCTCAGTGACAGACCCTGGTGCTGTTCAGATGACCTTGTTCTGGCCGGAGAAGTTCAGTCTGGAGGGCTACAAGAAGATACTGGACAGCGACAACCTGTGGGTGGGCTACAAAAACTCTTTTGTATACGCAATCTTTGGAACCATTATCAATTTATGTCTGACCCTTCCCGCAGCCTACGCCTTGTCGCGGAAGGATATGAAGGGCCGCAGTACGGTTATGCTCTTTATAACGTTCACGATGTTTTTCAGCGGTGGACTTATCCCTACCTACTTGACGGTCAAGGAGCTTGGACTGCTTGACTCGGTTTGGGCGATGGTCATACCTAATGCGGTGGGCGCGTGGAATCTCATCATTGCTCGAACGTTTTTCCAGTCTACGATTCCGGATGAGCTTCTGGAGGCGGCGAAGATAGACGGCTGCTCCGATGCCAAGTTTTTTTGGAAAATGGTGCTTCCCCTGTCGCAGGCGCTTATTGCGATTATGGTGTTGTTCTACGGTGTTGCGCATTGGAATTCCTACTTCAACGCCTTGATCTACCTGCGGGACCAGGAGCTGTTCCCCCTGCAGCTCGTGCTTCGATCCATTCTGATCGAGAATCAGATTAGCAACGACATGATGACGGACATGTCCTCCATGGGAGACCAGCTCCGAGCGGCTGAGCTGATTAAATACGGCATGATTATTATTGCGGCACTCCCGCTGCTCATTCTGTATCCTTTCTTGCAGAACTATTTTGTCAAAGGCGTCATGATTGGAAGCATCAAGGGGTAA
- a CDS encoding extracellular solute-binding protein, translated as MNNRRKKLLVSFLSVMMSVSVLSACAGNNNDGVEPSKEPNQTEAAQTPESTDGGGEQGVFPIAEKVTLEMVTCKHPNNGPFEEMDFFKQYEEKTNVQIEWTDIEFAQCEEQRNLILASGELPDAFYGTLALTGNDVINYGGQGMLVPLEQYITKETMPNLTALIEQNPKYKAMLTAPDGHIYSLPSIRELMLWLSPDMMYLNKEWLDKLELAVPTTTDELRTVLEAFKTKDPNGNGKNDEIPFSFLWDFANYNVMGIGSLFGTFGRADSANHIFVEDGKVVFSAKEPEYMEAIQYFHSYFKDGLFDKESLAQDRNQLVGKGSGTEQRLGGFFSWNAFSVVGVDNDPKYVLVPALKGPDGDQVWRKSLGNNQGVNPFAFSMTAANEHPELTMQWIDLSYATDTSIEAGWGPIGTTLEDKGGTLTLKEAPAGLTTDQYVFKTAPVEAPYAILENTYGTRLAMADKDKVKIDGIKENYLPYMTSETFPGVLFTAEESQKIKTLDTDINSYVNQTSAKWLLQGGVEGEWDKYLADLQKMKVEELISIYQTAYDRFKSAQ; from the coding sequence TTGAACAATCGGAGAAAAAAACTGTTGGTATCCTTTCTTTCAGTCATGATGAGCGTTTCTGTTCTAAGTGCTTGTGCAGGAAACAACAATGATGGTGTGGAGCCCTCCAAGGAGCCGAATCAAACGGAAGCGGCTCAGACGCCCGAATCAACGGATGGAGGAGGGGAGCAAGGTGTATTCCCGATAGCGGAGAAGGTGACGCTTGAGATGGTAACCTGTAAGCACCCTAACAATGGGCCGTTCGAGGAAATGGATTTCTTCAAGCAATATGAAGAGAAAACCAATGTGCAGATTGAATGGACAGACATTGAATTTGCGCAATGTGAGGAGCAGCGCAATCTGATTCTGGCCAGCGGCGAGCTGCCGGATGCCTTCTATGGCACACTTGCGCTGACAGGCAATGACGTCATTAACTATGGCGGCCAAGGCATGCTGGTTCCCCTGGAGCAATACATCACGAAGGAAACGATGCCCAATCTGACGGCGTTGATTGAACAGAATCCGAAGTACAAGGCGATGCTGACAGCGCCGGATGGCCATATCTATTCGCTGCCGAGCATCCGCGAGCTGATGCTGTGGCTCTCTCCCGACATGATGTACCTGAACAAGGAATGGCTGGACAAGCTGGAGCTTGCCGTGCCGACAACAACAGATGAGCTGCGCACCGTTCTGGAAGCTTTTAAGACGAAGGATCCTAACGGCAATGGCAAAAATGACGAAATTCCGTTCTCCTTCCTGTGGGACTTCGCGAACTATAACGTAATGGGCATCGGCTCATTGTTCGGCACCTTCGGAAGAGCGGACTCCGCCAACCATATTTTCGTAGAGGATGGCAAGGTCGTCTTCTCTGCGAAGGAGCCGGAGTATATGGAAGCGATCCAATATTTCCACTCCTACTTCAAGGATGGACTGTTCGACAAGGAAAGTCTGGCGCAGGACCGCAATCAGCTGGTAGGCAAGGGCAGCGGTACCGAGCAGCGTCTGGGCGGCTTCTTCTCCTGGAACGCCTTCTCGGTTGTTGGCGTCGACAATGATCCCAAGTATGTCTTGGTTCCGGCTCTGAAAGGACCAGACGGCGATCAAGTATGGAGAAAATCGCTGGGCAACAATCAAGGCGTCAACCCGTTTGCTTTCTCCATGACAGCTGCGAATGAGCATCCAGAGCTGACGATGCAGTGGATTGACTTGTCCTATGCAACGGATACATCCATCGAAGCAGGCTGGGGACCTATCGGAACAACATTGGAAGACAAGGGCGGCACTTTGACGCTGAAGGAGGCCCCAGCAGGCCTGACGACAGACCAATACGTATTCAAGACGGCACCGGTTGAAGCGCCTTACGCCATTCTGGAGAATACGTACGGCACTCGTCTGGCCATGGCCGACAAGGACAAGGTCAAAATTGACGGCATCAAAGAAAACTATTTGCCTTACATGACCTCGGAGACGTTCCCAGGTGTATTGTTTACGGCGGAGGAATCTCAGAAGATCAAGACGCTGGATACCGACATTAACAGCTACGTGAACCAGACTAGCGCCAAGTGGCTGCTTCAAGGCGGCGTAGAAGGCGAATGGGACAAATACCTGGCTGACCTGCAGAAGATGAAGGTTGAGGAGCTGATCAGCATTTATCAAACGGCGTACGACCGCTTCAAGAGCGCCCAATAA
- a CDS encoding S-layer homology domain-containing protein, whose amino-acid sequence MKAYSGIKRWLTVFLSAAVLTVSCLTGAGGVSYADEASDELPVNIRTDKADFDTIPAVAEHYRNQFGNQAVAYFNSINNESRIQRINFLQYPDGQFLQINGEVTLDIPARNAKVWRLFSDVRFEGSVAQTMKLYVIDPNDVETEWTVFQNGGWNDRITGLYTNYTKMGFQEDNPTEGITHPWLIKDTNGDIIYEGYKMKIVGNGTLRSVYHWEEEGVPLEFDTSAWTVLGGDMAILDVSVDVDALTNLSMDGVNKLPEEVFKRYHVNSGPIGLEQAGGEFTVLDEAYHRTTHDYGFTPGRGAFHYTLMTSWAGLKEDSTRPGYADFTATNQVYAKSQPAIDKFEGLYPSIGKDYVLTLDGWPRWMWESPNSGQSEHFGTPSRANFDAAADASAKLIKSIDTRFDGLGPKYVEVKNESTIPQEWWFFQSEPEQAWSYLSEFHNKVSEEVKALNPDVLVGGPSSAFMYLEKNDFNEARAQLKFMDDTKDSLDWYSHHFYENANLFIHDRENNSDGFLSGRMEAVLDLLNAHMVNTDNVKPIYITEEGTYNTAGSDADYFQKLVAFNGYMLRFINYSDTIGMLVPYLYPIINWRPNSTGTFYKYNEAQNGLLEEMTPMEAYLDMWKDYRGAFLPAEADQERVFTNAVRYNDKVYVAVHNLNSQRVNLDLNVFAGDADIAGVTRKHFFLEKGELTYEEENVTDLDNVYMRVQEMSVFEITLDSNPAFTKTWEREFAYAPQELVPTSVNAPASFTVQARPANLAKATLRIGFGKTGSGFAEDMQVVVNPSDTANMQSFSKDLAYTNKPGNLLTFTEFELDTSKLLASNTIEISLPDEDGYITSVQIIEYHEQSAPTGVATSALAGPIADAKSKLTSTIISSTGNEVEPGKSWVKKQYRDTLNIEVTKAEIVAQDALATNAEVTEALADLAKAAGIFDQYTKTKSSPSGSRGAKFSFEDGETAAYTHNVNAVTASTGTQGATDGSKALQAEFTTFTSYAWDTTGTYSGSLDFAAPEEGWSLGTAPFTFDVKNLRSYATQLRVEITDTSDVKGTYYFTLGADASRSISIADFGVAGGTWLADGNFPRSAAIDTENIKNIRLYVFSPTAAPVTNAALAFDNIVIGRVSDPGPGPVNPNGVFLSFEDQEEVVYAASGQGITASRSEQGATHGSKALNTEFTTFTAYSWDTSGKYSGSIDFTAPEEGWSLGSKPLQLDVANLVSTGAQLRVEVADVQGNRGIYYFAIAPNQARTLTISQFGVSAASWLADGYFARTAAIDTTKLKSIRLYVFEPTAVTVGHAKLAIDNMMIGSGPVQPTDEQLAAEAADTLSAASLTFAEGDTAQAVTGAIVLPSAGLHGATVAWASSHPATVSANGTVVRPQHGSGNQVVTLTATVTIGAASATKAITVTVLEQAAPPSPPPPIIHVPGPTAPPAPSAEVLVNGKKLDKIASAVTATEAGRKVTTITVDQQLLKNSLSTIANNAVLTIPDESGSPVVNGKLNGAIVKDLQHKNVVLELRTAANSYKLPLEELQMDHMIKELGSDVSLEDLIINVRISQADEETRQALEQSAEQDGFTVVAAPVEFHITYTYEDQTKEISTFNSFVERTILIPEGVYPNEITTGVVVEEDGTVRGIPTKVVGQNGSYYAVMNSLTNSTYAVIWNPVAFQDVSGHWAEQAVNDLGSRLIIAGVDGNRFEPDRSITRAEFAAILVRALGLQAEAGESAYSDVAQGSWYEAYLNTATAYGLINGYESGEFRPHAVITREQVMSIMERAMALTGLDSAAEMIEADELLSSFKDGDEAAAYAKSGIAASIKAGLVLGRSEQVLAPKAAITRAEVAEVVSRLLEQSNLI is encoded by the coding sequence TTGAAAGCGTATTCAGGGATTAAACGATGGTTGACCGTCTTTTTGAGTGCGGCTGTACTGACCGTATCTTGTCTCACAGGTGCAGGGGGGGTTAGTTATGCAGATGAGGCAAGCGACGAGCTTCCTGTAAATATTCGAACGGACAAGGCAGATTTCGATACGATTCCAGCCGTTGCTGAGCATTATAGGAATCAATTCGGCAATCAAGCAGTGGCGTACTTCAACAGTATTAATAACGAAAGCCGAATTCAGCGCATTAACTTCCTGCAGTACCCAGATGGACAGTTTTTGCAGATTAATGGCGAAGTAACGCTTGATATTCCTGCAAGGAATGCAAAAGTGTGGCGTCTGTTCAGTGATGTGCGCTTTGAGGGCTCCGTTGCGCAGACGATGAAGCTTTATGTGATTGACCCCAATGATGTGGAAACAGAATGGACCGTATTCCAGAACGGTGGCTGGAATGACCGTATAACCGGGCTATATACCAACTATACGAAGATGGGCTTCCAGGAAGACAACCCAACGGAGGGGATCACCCATCCTTGGCTAATTAAGGATACGAACGGCGATATTATCTACGAAGGCTACAAGATGAAAATCGTCGGGAACGGAACGCTGCGAAGCGTCTATCACTGGGAAGAAGAAGGCGTTCCGCTGGAGTTTGATACTTCCGCATGGACCGTTCTTGGAGGAGACATGGCTATACTGGACGTCTCCGTTGATGTAGATGCGCTGACCAATTTAAGCATGGACGGCGTGAACAAGCTGCCCGAGGAAGTGTTCAAGCGTTATCATGTGAACAGCGGGCCGATCGGCTTAGAGCAAGCCGGGGGCGAATTTACGGTGCTGGACGAGGCGTATCACAGAACGACTCATGATTACGGCTTTACTCCCGGTCGCGGCGCCTTTCATTACACACTGATGACCAGCTGGGCGGGTCTCAAGGAGGATTCGACGCGCCCTGGATATGCAGACTTTACGGCGACGAACCAGGTTTATGCCAAGAGTCAGCCTGCCATCGACAAATTCGAAGGTCTGTATCCATCGATCGGCAAGGATTATGTCCTGACGCTGGACGGCTGGCCGAGGTGGATGTGGGAATCCCCTAATTCCGGACAATCGGAGCATTTCGGCACACCGTCCCGCGCCAACTTCGATGCTGCTGCCGATGCGTCAGCCAAGCTGATCAAGAGCATCGATACCAGATTTGACGGGCTGGGTCCCAAATATGTGGAGGTTAAAAACGAATCAACGATTCCGCAGGAATGGTGGTTCTTCCAATCGGAGCCGGAGCAAGCGTGGAGTTACTTGTCGGAGTTCCACAACAAAGTGTCTGAAGAGGTAAAGGCTTTAAATCCGGATGTGTTGGTCGGCGGACCGTCAAGCGCATTCATGTATCTGGAGAAAAATGATTTCAATGAAGCGCGTGCGCAGCTGAAATTTATGGATGATACAAAGGATTCACTGGATTGGTATTCGCATCACTTCTATGAAAATGCCAACCTTTTCATCCATGACAGAGAAAACAACTCGGATGGCTTCCTGAGCGGACGAATGGAAGCAGTGCTGGATCTGCTCAATGCGCACATGGTGAATACAGATAACGTGAAGCCGATTTACATTACAGAAGAAGGAACCTATAATACGGCGGGAAGCGACGCGGACTACTTCCAGAAATTAGTTGCCTTCAACGGCTACATGCTGCGTTTCATCAATTATTCCGATACAATCGGAATGCTGGTTCCTTACTTGTATCCTATTATTAACTGGCGCCCCAACTCCACGGGTACGTTCTACAAATATAATGAGGCACAGAATGGATTATTGGAAGAAATGACGCCAATGGAAGCTTATCTGGATATGTGGAAGGATTACCGCGGCGCGTTCCTTCCTGCTGAAGCGGATCAAGAGCGTGTCTTCACAAATGCGGTTCGCTACAATGACAAGGTGTATGTCGCTGTTCACAATCTGAACTCGCAGCGCGTTAACCTGGATCTGAATGTGTTCGCGGGCGACGCCGATATTGCAGGCGTAACGCGCAAGCATTTCTTCCTGGAGAAGGGCGAGCTGACCTATGAGGAAGAGAATGTCACAGATCTGGACAATGTGTACATGCGCGTTCAGGAAATGAGCGTATTCGAGATTACGCTGGATTCCAATCCAGCGTTCACCAAGACGTGGGAGAGAGAATTTGCATATGCGCCTCAGGAGCTTGTGCCGACGAGCGTGAATGCGCCGGCCTCATTTACGGTTCAAGCAAGGCCTGCGAATCTCGCCAAAGCGACTCTCCGTATTGGCTTCGGCAAGACGGGCAGCGGGTTTGCGGAGGACATGCAAGTGGTTGTAAATCCTAGTGATACGGCCAATATGCAAAGCTTTAGCAAGGATTTGGCTTACACGAATAAGCCTGGCAACCTGTTGACCTTTACTGAATTTGAGCTGGATACCAGCAAGCTTCTGGCGAGCAATACCATTGAAATATCGCTCCCGGATGAAGATGGATATATCACAAGCGTACAAATCATCGAGTACCACGAGCAGTCGGCTCCAACAGGCGTCGCTACAAGTGCGCTTGCTGGTCCTATTGCGGACGCTAAGTCGAAGCTTACGTCGACTATCATTTCGTCCACAGGCAATGAGGTTGAGCCAGGCAAGAGCTGGGTGAAAAAGCAGTACCGAGACACGCTCAATATTGAAGTAACCAAAGCTGAGATTGTTGCACAGGATGCCTTAGCGACAAATGCTGAAGTGACAGAAGCTTTGGCAGACCTAGCCAAGGCGGCTGGGATTTTTGATCAGTATACGAAGACCAAATCGTCGCCTAGCGGCAGTCGAGGGGCCAAATTCTCCTTCGAGGACGGAGAAACGGCAGCTTATACCCACAATGTAAATGCTGTTACGGCATCGACAGGCACGCAAGGCGCAACGGACGGCAGCAAGGCGCTTCAAGCGGAGTTTACGACCTTCACATCCTACGCTTGGGATACAACAGGCACCTACTCAGGCAGCCTTGATTTTGCGGCGCCGGAGGAAGGCTGGAGCCTGGGAACTGCCCCATTTACCTTCGATGTCAAGAATTTAAGAAGCTACGCGACGCAGCTGCGAGTGGAAATTACGGACACTTCGGACGTAAAAGGCACTTATTATTTTACGCTCGGAGCAGATGCTTCGAGGAGCATCAGCATTGCCGATTTCGGCGTTGCGGGCGGCACATGGCTAGCGGACGGCAATTTCCCGAGAAGCGCTGCAATTGATACGGAGAATATTAAAAATATTCGATTGTATGTCTTTTCTCCAACGGCTGCTCCTGTTACGAATGCAGCGCTGGCCTTTGATAATATAGTTATTGGCCGTGTATCGGATCCCGGGCCAGGTCCTGTTAATCCAAACGGTGTGTTCCTATCCTTCGAGGATCAAGAAGAAGTTGTCTACGCGGCTAGCGGCCAAGGGATTACCGCTTCCCGATCGGAACAAGGCGCGACACATGGCAGCAAAGCATTAAATACGGAGTTTACTACCTTCACCGCATACAGCTGGGATACGAGCGGCAAATATTCAGGCAGCATAGACTTCACTGCGCCGGAGGAGGGCTGGAGCTTGGGCAGCAAGCCGCTTCAATTGGATGTTGCGAATCTCGTGAGCACAGGAGCCCAGCTTCGCGTGGAGGTTGCCGATGTTCAGGGGAATAGAGGCATTTATTATTTTGCCATAGCGCCCAATCAAGCACGAACGCTTACGATATCCCAATTTGGCGTATCTGCGGCCAGCTGGCTGGCAGACGGCTATTTCGCAAGAACGGCGGCAATTGACACCACTAAGCTGAAATCTATTCGCTTGTATGTATTTGAGCCTACAGCTGTAACCGTGGGACATGCGAAGCTTGCTATCGATAATATGATGATAGGCAGCGGGCCGGTCCAGCCAACAGATGAGCAGCTGGCAGCCGAAGCGGCCGATACGTTGTCGGCAGCCTCGTTAACATTCGCGGAGGGAGACACAGCGCAAGCCGTAACAGGAGCTATTGTATTGCCGTCTGCTGGCCTTCATGGAGCAACCGTGGCATGGGCTTCCAGCCATCCTGCGACAGTGTCGGCTAACGGGACGGTGGTTCGACCTCAGCATGGAAGCGGGAATCAGGTTGTGACGCTGACTGCTACCGTTACTATTGGAGCGGCAAGCGCAACCAAGGCTATTACAGTAACTGTGCTGGAGCAGGCTGCGCCTCCGTCTCCGCCTCCGCCAATCATTCATGTGCCGGGTCCAACAGCTCCGCCAGCACCGAGCGCTGAGGTTCTCGTGAATGGCAAGAAGCTGGACAAAATAGCAAGCGCGGTTACCGCGACCGAGGCGGGGCGCAAGGTGACAACGATTACGGTCGACCAGCAGCTGCTTAAGAATAGTCTGAGCACTATAGCGAATAATGCTGTTCTTACCATTCCTGACGAGAGCGGCTCCCCTGTTGTGAATGGCAAGCTTAATGGGGCAATCGTTAAGGATCTGCAGCATAAAAATGTGGTGCTTGAGCTTCGAACAGCCGCTAACTCCTATAAGCTTCCTCTTGAGGAGCTTCAAATGGATCATATGATCAAGGAGCTTGGCTCTGATGTGTCGCTGGAGGACCTGATTATCAATGTAAGAATCAGTCAAGCCGATGAAGAAACCCGGCAGGCGCTGGAGCAGTCGGCTGAGCAAGACGGATTTACGGTAGTGGCCGCTCCTGTAGAGTTCCATATTACCTACACTTACGAGGATCAGACAAAAGAAATTAGCACATTCAACTCCTTCGTGGAAAGAACGATCCTTATTCCGGAAGGCGTGTATCCCAATGAGATCACCACGGGGGTAGTAGTGGAAGAGGATGGAACCGTTAGAGGGATACCAACTAAAGTGGTGGGACAGAATGGCAGCTATTATGCTGTGATGAATAGCTTGACGAACAGCACCTACGCGGTGATCTGGAATCCTGTGGCTTTCCAGGATGTATCCGGTCATTGGGCGGAGCAGGCTGTAAATGACTTAGGCTCCAGATTAATCATAGCTGGGGTTGACGGCAACCGCTTTGAGCCGGATCGCTCCATCACCCGCGCCGAGTTTGCCGCGATCCTGGTAAGAGCTCTGGGACTTCAGGCAGAGGCAGGAGAGTCGGCGTATTCCGATGTTGCCCAAGGCAGCTGGTATGAAGCCTATCTCAATACGGCGACAGCGTATGGCTTGATTAACGGCTATGAGAGTGGTGAATTCAGGCCTCATGCTGTCATCACGCGTGAACAGGTTATGAGCATCATGGAACGAGCTATGGCGCTCACGGGACTTGATTCTGCAGCCGAGATGATAGAAGCGGATGAGCTGCTGTCCAGTTTCAAGGATGGCGACGAGGCGGCAGCCTACGCCAAGAGCGGTATTGCAGCCAGCATTAAGGCAGGTCTCGTGCTGGGCAGAAGCGAGCAAGTGCTTGCTCCGAAAGCAGCTATCACAAGAGCGGAAGTCGCGGAGGTTGTTAGTAGACTTCTGGAGCAATCTAACTTAATCTAA
- a CDS encoding aldose 1-epimerase, with the protein MNPYEVICKVQDGYSVVELRDTERGDCAQLVPEIGGNLIRFHSSGRELLAAPGSIHDLRGNEFMYGTPLLFPPNRVPGGSFTFKGRPYQLPINEQPDRHLHGELARRSWEAVEWGGTEEQGAYVVLRFRYSDHEDMLAYFPHPLIFNVTISLLGGRLRLDGAIVNEGEDEAPFAFGLHPYFNLPGEQALLQAPAAKEWPISSFTFIEGAPADTERAGELRGGLPLNRIAPLGSAMVELQEGEERICRLRMIEEGYTIAYSIGNTFPYLLIFRPNWSESICLEPYSCLTDAFNLPYPPEMTGARGLAPGERVTFETCMWVEESS; encoded by the coding sequence ATGAATCCATATGAGGTTATTTGTAAAGTCCAGGATGGGTATTCGGTTGTCGAGCTGCGGGATACAGAGCGTGGAGATTGTGCGCAGCTTGTGCCGGAGATTGGCGGGAATCTAATTCGGTTTCATTCATCTGGGCGAGAGCTGTTAGCTGCGCCGGGCTCTATTCATGATTTGAGAGGGAATGAATTCATGTACGGCACCCCCCTGCTATTCCCGCCAAATCGCGTGCCAGGCGGAAGCTTTACGTTCAAGGGAAGACCTTACCAGCTGCCTATCAATGAGCAGCCGGACCGCCATCTGCATGGCGAGCTGGCGCGAAGAAGCTGGGAGGCCGTGGAATGGGGAGGAACGGAAGAACAAGGGGCTTATGTTGTGCTTCGGTTTCGGTATTCCGATCATGAGGATATGCTGGCTTACTTCCCGCATCCTCTCATATTCAACGTGACCATATCCCTGCTGGGTGGACGTCTCCGACTGGACGGCGCCATCGTCAATGAGGGCGAGGACGAGGCACCGTTCGCCTTCGGCCTTCATCCTTACTTCAATCTGCCAGGCGAACAAGCCCTGTTGCAAGCTCCGGCGGCCAAGGAATGGCCAATCTCAAGCTTCACCTTCATTGAGGGTGCCCCAGCCGATACCGAACGTGCGGGAGAGCTGCGCGGAGGGCTTCCGCTGAATCGTATTGCTCCTCTTGGCTCAGCTATGGTGGAGCTTCAGGAGGGTGAGGAGCGTATCTGCCGGCTGCGGATGATAGAAGAAGGCTATACGATCGCCTATTCCATCGGCAACACCTTCCCCTATTTGCTTATTTTCCGTCCCAATTGGTCGGAGTCGATCTGTCTGGAGCCATACTCCTGTCTGACTGACGCCTTCAATCTGCCTTATCCCCCGGAGATGACGGGAGCAAGAGGCCTCGCTCCTGGCGAGCGTGTGACGTTCGAGACTTGTATGTGGGTGGAGGAGTCATCTTAA